The nucleotide window aacggccgcgaaaaagaaatgcaggtcacttcatgggacatttttggagcggtttttcatagactattgaaaaaagctccaaaaacggccggaaaaaacgctgaaaatcaggagcggatttcgcttgaaaacagctccgtattttcagacgtttttgagtttgcgtgtgaacataccctcaaaaagcaggtggacaaaataaaaaacacagaacttgactccaagcactgattaggcaagaatgtgtcatcagtcaggatttggcccggaagcggatatccagcatgccaagaAGGGTCAaccctgtaaatattgagtctttgcataaacttgatgtatttctcAATAATCGcttaaaaacttatgaaatgcttataattgtacttcagtagaccatagaaacatctgactaaaagatcgaaaaacactgaggcctcatgcacacgaccggagttttcatccgtaattacagacaccTATAGGCCGTGCACAACACCCTTCCgcatatttacagatgtgtgtccgggcGTAGAAattatctgcaaaatatagaacatgtcctattcttctcCGCAATTGCAGAACGGACTCGATTCCGCttccaaaacttttggccaggactgtacctCGGACTCATAGTTAGGAGTCCAGTGTATTCATAAGGGGAGCGCTCCCCCTGTCCGCATCACCACGGGGAGCACTTTTCTCATGATTATTGCAATACAGAAGAACATCTAAAAGAtcaacaacttgtcccacaaaaaataaggcctcaaaaagcCACTTTGAAGGGAAATATAAAAAGtggcaaaaacaaaataatctGGTCCCTAAAATAGCTATTCTGACTAAAGACTtttagtcttaggctgggttcacacgagcatgttcggtccgtaaaggacggaacatatttcggccgcaagtcccggaccgaacacactccagggagcggggctcctagcatcatagttatgtacgacgctaggagtccctgcctcgctgccggacaactgtcccgtactgtaatcatgttttcaatacgggacagtagttccacggaaaggcagggactcctagcgtcgtacataagtatgatgctaggagcccggctccctgcactgtgttcggtccgggacttgcggccgaaatacgttccgtcctttacggaccaaacatgctcgtgtgaacccagcctaaggcctcatgcacacgacggtaagccatgtgcacggccatgattttcaggtcggccggggtcacccgcaaatcgcgggccgtgcacgcgtccattatttcctatgagcctggaccatgcacggaccgttgaaaccacggtcgggtgcatggcccaataggaatgaatggggctgcaattctcccgtggattttctagGGAATTTCTGCCGCAAAAGCAaattcgcgtgcatggggcctaatagggAGGGGCGCTATAAAAGCAGGTTTGGCGAGGAGCAGAATGGCAGAGAGGGCAATTTTTATCCATCTCTCTATCGtagtcaatgggagttacagaaacagccataGGGCTCGTCCAGAcggaacggaattgctgcagcaattccgcagaaacaagcaggatttccgctgtggaaaaaacaCACCATTCCCTGCgtcttttactgcagaaaatagtgcggattttaaagtccactttccgtagcaggaatcgacatgctgcagtacggaaaatacgcaccgcggggcaatttctgctcggaagttttctgcagcgtgtggatgggattttctGGATATcacccgctttgctgctactgtattctgctgcgtattttcatgtccgaaattccggacggaaaatacgcagcaattccgttacgtgtggacaagcccatagAGTGAGCTAGAGCTCTATACATGCCCCTGGACAGTCATGCCAACCAGAATGATAATAATATCCATTGTTTTCTGCTGGCTGCATTAACAGTACTGGAATAAGGTGCACACTAAAAAGAAATAAACTTTATATTGAAGTGACGTCTTCTTCTGTCTCGTGACGTCACAATCGTCCTTATTGGTTGGCCTGTGTGAATAATGATTGAGTCACCGGTCACCTGTATGTCACACCTGATATCAGCATGTACAATCCCTCCCGGCGACAACTATGTTATCGTGCAACAGGGACGGACTAATCCAGGTTACCTGCTGAGAAACAAAAGGATGCCGACTGGCTGCCGAATTTACGTCATTACGCGTAGACTGGTGACAATTGGCCAATCAAATTCCACGGGTTCCAGGGCTCGGCCTGTGATTGGACGAAGTCGCTGTCGCTCAAACACAGGTGTTAGCCGCATTGTATGGCATAGAGCAGTAGGTACCCTGCTTGTGCTCGGGGTGATTTGGAGAAGGAGATCGCTGCTGTCGTTCAGGCGAGGCCGAGATCCCGGTGCAGGAAAATGGGAGATGGCTGTACGAGCAGGGATGGCGTTATATCTGGCGGCCGCCTTTGTGCTACTACGTAGCTGTCGGAGCCTTGACTTGAATGAGACAACGATTTACCCGGAAGATCTGAATTCGACGGAAATTACAACACCGGTGAACGGCTCCGTGACCGAAACCAGCACAATAATCGGGACTGACACCAGCACAATAATCGAGACTGGAACCAGCACAATAATCGGGACTACCACAGAGGCGGAACCATTGCCGACAGAAATAGCGACTACGGCGCTCCAGGGATTAACACAGAATCCGGTGACGGTCCAGAGCTACAAGGAGCTCCCACCCCAGACCACTGGCGCTGCGGAAACATCAGCAGCGGTGACCCCGGCCCCGACAGTGCCCATCACCAGAGGCCCCACAAGCAGCACGACTGAAGGTGAATATTACGGCGTTAACCTTGAGCCTGTATCCCCCGCTTTCTGTGAGGCTCCCTCTTTATCTCCATACAGGTTCCACATCCCCCACCCCCTTATGTCGCTGTTCACACttgcagtgtgtggcgctttcaTAGGTCTTGATTGTTGGCCGCTGTGTCGGGACGTCTTTGTAGACGGTGGTGTTCTCTCTTCTGCAGTCTTTGTTCCGGTGACGTCACAATGCCTCTATGCCCAAGGCCTGGCTGCACCTGAGTGTTACTACCCCATTTAAAGGGGTAGTCACATTCTGAATATAAAGACAGTGGGAATGAATGACAGACAAAGCCTTTATTATCCAGGAATATGTATGTAAATGTACCTGATGGGGGGGGGGTAGACATTTCCCTGGAATATCCTGAGAAACAACATTACGGTCAAGCTGTCCATAGATGTTATGTGGCCATTAACCATTACGGATGTGTCTTCGATAAGTTTGGACATTTATTGGACACGCTTCCATGTTTATCTCCGTCAGGTGTTTCTCTCCTGGTGCTTGTAAAAAGTAAATCCGCTGAGAAGTTCTGTGCtccattaggcctcattcacacagttTTTaacctgcctcagaattccttcaggaattttgaggcagaatttgaactgcctgcgctttttttctgcgtttttcatctGCGCCCATTGAAGCTACTGCTAAGACCGCACGCAAGACGCTGTGAAAAACactcaaacgagcgccgcagggttTCTTTTTCTGCCTCCCCTTGATTTCAGTCGGAGGACAGAGGCGAAAACTGTGGCAAGAAAGGAAATGCCGCCCTGGAAAACAACTTCTTTgtcttccattaaaatcaatgggagacgattTCCACGTCTAAATCGGTGCcaacagtgtgaactgacccatatCATTtcatttgtgtgtgtttttttttttttcttatgaggAAATGGATCCAGGGATTCAAAAGACGTAAGTGGTAAAGTTGTGCTAAAATAGTGAAGCGCTTATTAAACATATAAGGGAGGCGTTGTTTACCCCAAATTTGAAGGCTGCAGCTCCTCCTGGTAATGGTCGCCTATCGACAAGTCTAGGGCGGCGCAGCAGGTGTACGCAGGACACCACAGGAACACTGTCATACGGTCACATGGAAAACACgagaggtttccgttcttttcaaTTTATAATTACAAAACAAGTTTTGGATTCCTCAGGTCTTTGTCACGTGGAACAGAAACTCTGATGTGTCTTTTTGTGATCTCGTTCAGTTGATACTTGAAAATGTCCGTCCTCTGATGTCACTACTGAGGCCCCAAACACAACCGTAAAAATGTAC belongs to Rhinoderma darwinii isolate aRhiDar2 chromosome 8, aRhiDar2.hap1, whole genome shotgun sequence and includes:
- the MEGF9 gene encoding multiple epidermal growth factor-like domains protein 9 yields the protein MSHLISACTIPPGDNYVIVQQGRTNPGYLLRNKRMPTGCRIYVITRRLVTIGQSNSTGSRARPVIGRSRCRSNTGVSRIVWHRAVGTLLVLGVIWRRRSLLSFRRGRDPGAGKWEMAVRAGMALYLAAAFVLLRSCRSLDLNETTIYPEDLNSTEITTPVNGSVTETSTIIGTDTSTIIETGTSTIIGTTTEAEPLPTEIATTALQGLTQNPVTVQSYKELPPQTTGAAETSAAVTPAPTVPITRGPTSSTTEESPSTSTLAGHVTSTSTPAAITTVEVLLSSKSIITTTLQTFYITSSSDNSTSALADMSWTQFNIIILTVIIIVVVLLMGFVGAVYMYREYQSRKLNAPFWTIELKEDNISFSSYHDSIPNADISGLLEDNSNEIAPNGQLTLSAPIHHYKP